In Chloroflexota bacterium, the DNA window GTCGCAAGCGATCGTGAACGGATCGCCGGCCGTCTGCCCATCGACGGTACGCCGCTGCACCTCGACCGCGCTGACACGGCCCGCGCCCCGCACGGTGGTCACTTCGCTGTTCAGCATCAGGGGGATGCCCTGCGCTTTGAGCGAGAACCACTCGTTGGCCAGATAGCCGAGCCGGTACGCGCGGCGTTCGATCACTGCTTTGACGCGCATCCCGGCGCGCTGCAACCCGTGCGCTGCCAGCAGGCCCATGTCGTCGGAGCCGACGATGACGGCCTCGCGGCCGGGCAGTGCGTGCATGAACGTCTGCAGTCGCTGCACAACGCCGAGGTTGTAGATGCCGGCCGGCCGGTCGCCGCCAACCAGGCGCCCGCTGCGCGTCTGTTCGCGGCAGCCGGTCGCCAGCACCAACGTGCGCGCGCGGTACGCCTGAAGGCCATCGCGGCTGACCGCCGTGACCTCGCCACTCTGCGCGAACGAGAGCACGGTGGTGCCCGTCTGGATTTGCGCCCCGGCGCGCATGGCCCGCTGTGTGAGCCGGTCGGCAAAGGCGCGGCCGCGCATCAACTGCCGGTACGTCCCGAGACCGAAGCCCGCGTGCTCGCACTGCGCCGGCAGGCCGCCGGGCTCATTCTCCCGGTCGAGCACGCGCACGCTCGTGATGCCCCATTCGCCGAGTCGAGCCGCGGCGGCGAGTCCGGCCGGCCCCGCGCCGATGATCAACACGTCCACTGCTTTGGGTTCAATCGTTGTTGACATGGTGCGCCTCAGTTGCCCTTCTGGCTGGCGACGGGCGCGAGCAGTTCGGAGCCCGGGCCGCGCTTCGTGAGCGCGTCGAGCGGCAGGTCGGTTTCGCGCGCCATGATCTGCAGGGTCGCGGCCGTGCAGTAGAAGCCCTGACAGCGGCCGGTGTTCGCCCAGGTGCGCTTCTTGATCGCGTCGAGTGAGATGATACCCAGGGGCGAGTGAAGCGCCTCGATGATCTCGCCCTCGCTGACGCTCTCGCACTGGCAGATGATGTAGCCGTATGCGGGGTTTTGCGCGACACGCTCGGCATCGAGACAGGGTCGCGGCTGGCCCGCCATCCATGCGCGTGTCGGCCGCGGCTGCATGCCTTCGGCCTTCTCGCGCAAGGTCACGCCAGCCTCGGCGAGCCGGCCACTGATCTCCCGCGCGACCGCCAGCGCGGAACTCAGCCCGGTCGAGCGGATGCCGGCCGCCAGGACGATCTGTTTCGCCGGATCCACTTCGATCAGGTAGTTGCTGGCGCCGGCCGTGCGCAGCCCGGCGTAGGTGGCGACGACCGGCTCGTCGGCCAGGCCGGGCGCCAACTGTAGCGCGCCGCTGCGCACGCGCCGCAGTCCGTCTGCCGTGACGCCGAGATCGCGCTTGTCCTCGATGTCGTCGGCGGTCGGGCCCATCAGCACGTTGCCGTTGATGGTCGGCGCGACAAGAATGCCTTTGGAGATTGGCGTCGGCACCGGCAAGAGGATATGCGGCACCTGGGCGCGCGCGCTCTTGTCGAGCACGAGGAACTCGCCCTTGCGCGGCGTGATGGTGAAGTCATCGCGGCCGGTCATGCGTGCTAGGTCATCGGACCAAAGTCCGCCGCTGATGACTAGCCAGCGTGTGCGGAACTCGTCGCCCTCGGCGCGCACGCGGTAGCCGTCGGCGTCGCGCTCGATGGCGGTCACGCGCCGGCCGAAGTGAAACTGCACGCCGTTGACGGCGGCGTGCTCCGCCAGCGCGATGACCGTGGTGAAGGTGCAGGTCAGACTCTCGCGCGGCACCCACAGGCCGCGCTGCACGGCCGGATTGGCGGCCGGCACGCGCGCGCAAACCTCGTCGCGCGTCAGCATCTGCACGTCCGTCCCGCCGTTCTTGCGCGCGGTCGCGAGCAGGCCGTCGAGCAGGCCGACCTGCTCGTCGGTGACAGCCAGCATCACCGCACCGACCGGGTCGATCGGCACGCCGAGCGCAGGGGCGGCGGCCTGCCACAACTCGCGGCCTTCGCGCACCAGGCGCGATTCGAGCGTGCCCGGCTTGGCGTCAAAGCCGGTGTGCAGGATGCCGCTGTTGGCCTTGCTGGTGCCGTCGCCGACGTCGTGATACTGCTCGACGACGCCGACGCGCAGATTGAAGCGGGCCAGCTCGCGCGCCAGCGCGCAGCCGATCACGCCGGCGCCGATGATCAGGAAATCGTAGGGGGGAGAACCGGGAGTAGTCACGGCATGGACCTTCGGCTCGAAAATTCGCTGTGCGGGTGTAGTGCGGGCGTTGCGCTACGCGGCTCGACAGCGAGGGCTGCGCGGCGCGGCCAACCGTATCCAGCATAGGCCACAATGCGGCGTGCTGTCAAGTTGGCCGCGATGTTTTCGGGGGGGGCTGCGCTCTGGCTACGCGCCGGAGGTGGCGGCATGTTTTGCCGCGTATCGCTCGTAGCTGCGTGAGACCCGGTCGTACGACACACGCAGATGGGCCTCGGTCAACTCGATCGCCAGCACCTCGTCCCGCTGCGTGATGGCGTCCAGGATGAGCTGATGTCCTTCAATGAGCCCGACGCGGAAGTCGGAGTCCACCACATTGCGCGTGAGCAGCAAGATGTGTATCTGGGGGCGCAGCGCCGACCAGACGTCGATCAAGCGGTGGTGAGCCGTGGCGCGGTAGATGGCGTCGTGGAACTGCAAGTCAAGTTCGGCGGCCTCCAGCTCGCTGATCGTGTTCGTGTTGTACGATGCCATGCGCGCGATGACCGCGCGCGTGGCGTTCAGCCGGCTGCCATCACTGATCTGGCAGGTCATCTGCACGGCCAGTCGCTCGATCGCCAGTCGCAGGCTGTAGACTTCGTCGAGATCTTGGCGCGACAGCCGCGCGACAAAGGTGCCGTAATTACGGCGCACCCGCACCAGTCCCTCGCGCTCCAGTTGCTGGATCGCGGTGCGCACCGGGCCGCGGCTGACGCGCAGCGTCTTCGCCAGCGACTCTTCGCGCAGCCGCTCGCCGGGCGAAAGCCGCCCGCTCAGGATCGCTTCGCGGATGCTGTCCGTGACTTCGTCGGCCAGCGACCGCTTATCCGGCAACGACAGGATGGCAGAGAGGTCTTGGTCAAACATTAGACTCTATTCAAAATAAGGTATCCTACTATGCATGTTGAGTTACGAGACGCTCAAAAGGAACCCTAAAGATTTTCTGACACTGACCGGGCTAACGCGTCGCGAGTTTGATGAACTCGTGGTTGTTTTGGCGTTGTGTTTGCCGAAGTCGCGCCGGCGTCGGCAGCGTCGACAGCGAGCCCCCGGTGCTGGCCGACATCCCGCACTCTCAACCGCCGCCGACAAGCTCTTGTTCATTCTGGTCTATACCAAGACGTATTCACTGCAAAC includes these proteins:
- a CDS encoding NAD(P)/FAD-dependent oxidoreductase, whose translation is MSTTIEPKAVDVLIIGAGPAGLAAAARLGEWGITSVRVLDRENEPGGLPAQCEHAGFGLGTYRQLMRGRAFADRLTQRAMRAGAQIQTGTTVLSFAQSGEVTAVSRDGLQAYRARTLVLATGCREQTRSGRLVGGDRPAGIYNLGVVQRLQTFMHALPGREAVIVGSDDMGLLAAHGLQRAGMRVKAVIERRAYRLGYLANEWFSLKAQGIPLMLNSEVTTVRGAGRVSAVEVQRRTVDGQTAGDPFTIACDTLIFCGEFQPENVLAQAAGLPLDAATRGPIVDQHLETEWPGIFACGNVLHAADAADHAVQDGERAAARVAHFLLHGPAEIVAKQTIEAGPGVRAVVPQRIRRFAGAADHAALAVRVSNPLRAARLTVTAGKQSHGRAFAVVAKPHRSVDVPVRIGAPDSQPLVVSARGWSI
- a CDS encoding NAD(P)/FAD-dependent oxidoreductase gives rise to the protein MTTPGSPPYDFLIIGAGVIGCALARELARFNLRVGVVEQYHDVGDGTSKANSGILHTGFDAKPGTLESRLVREGRELWQAAAPALGVPIDPVGAVMLAVTDEQVGLLDGLLATARKNGGTDVQMLTRDEVCARVPAANPAVQRGLWVPRESLTCTFTTVIALAEHAAVNGVQFHFGRRVTAIERDADGYRVRAEGDEFRTRWLVISGGLWSDDLARMTGRDDFTITPRKGEFLVLDKSARAQVPHILLPVPTPISKGILVAPTINGNVLMGPTADDIEDKRDLGVTADGLRRVRSGALQLAPGLADEPVVATYAGLRTAGASNYLIEVDPAKQIVLAAGIRSTGLSSALAVAREISGRLAEAGVTLREKAEGMQPRPTRAWMAGQPRPCLDAERVAQNPAYGYIICQCESVSEGEIIEALHSPLGIISLDAIKKRTWANTGRCQGFYCTAATLQIMARETDLPLDALTKRGPGSELLAPVASQKGN
- a CDS encoding GntR family transcriptional regulator — encoded protein: MFDQDLSAILSLPDKRSLADEVTDSIREAILSGRLSPGERLREESLAKTLRVSRGPVRTAIQQLEREGLVRVRRNYGTFVARLSRQDLDEVYSLRLAIERLAVQMTCQISDGSRLNATRAVIARMASYNTNTISELEAAELDLQFHDAIYRATAHHRLIDVWSALRPQIHILLLTRNVVDSDFRVGLIEGHQLILDAITQRDEVLAIELTEAHLRVSYDRVSRSYERYAAKHAATSGA